GGTCGTctgaaggtttggagatcgccgacaAGTATCTACCTTGAGTGAAATCAACTGAAGTCTGATCAGGTTTGAGttaaaggagaatagggtgaagagagtttatcttccatgttaagtcacaacccctccaaccagacgtagccctttggaagaagggtgaactggtctaccaaatctctctgtcgccatcgagcaccactggttcTATTTTCTTCACTTCATTACTTTCGGCAGTGTTCTTATGTGCTCTGTGATGATAGTTATCTGATTAGTTACTCTCTGTTGCATATCATTCAAATTCTCTTTCGTTGTGTCTGTTATCATTCTTTGCTTATATTGTCGCACTCTTATCATTCTGTCATGATACTATATCTATTCACATATTGCATTACCATCGTTATCATCAAGCCTCTTGTATCCTATGTTTGAACCATCATTGCATCCTATATCGAAGGTTTTGTTCCTCAGTAGCAAGCTTGATTGAGATCATATCTACCGTACCTTATATTCGCTGATGTGTTTGGGATCAAATCAAAAcattcacaagaatttttgaatctcccattcacccaccccctctggtcgatatactctcaGTCCTAACAGAAACCCTAGTTGCGCCGCCAGGCCTCCTATCCATGTCCTCCGTAGCTGCCCATCAACGGAGGGGGCGCCCCGTGAAGCCGCGCCTGCCCTAGGAAGGTGACGACGGGGTGTTTTTCTTGTTCGGTTCTCCTTTGCCCCGCTGTGGAtatcatggagatgatggccctgTGGTGCACGGCGGTCTGGCGGTCGACACAGCTCGCGGGCGGGCTCCCTCTCATTGCAGGGCTGCCCATGGCGGCAATCTGGGACCCCGTCCCGATCTTGGTTGCGTCCTGTCGCCCAAATCTACGAGTCTGCGGTGGCCTCTGACACGATGTGGATCTCGCAGAGAAGATGGCCCTGTGTTGCATGGCAGTCCGGCAGTCAATGCAGCTCGCGGGTGGCTTGCCTCTCGTTGCAGGGCTGCCCATAGAGGCGCTGAATAGTGGCCACATCAACGGCGGTGGGGGGCGGATCTGGGACCCCGTCCCGATCTTAGTTGTGTCCTACCGCCCAAATTCGTGAGTGTGCAGTGGCCAGACAAGCCTGGCCCCGATGTCAGCTGGTCAGATCGCACTGGTGCGTGACATCGACGGTCTGTGGCATCCGGTCAGTGGCTTTGCACGCACCAGTTTGGCGTTGTGGCGGCGGCCCCGGACATGGTGGCAGCCTCCTCCCTCCCCAGAGTCCTCTTTGGTCTACCCATCGGCGAGTTTTGGGCTTCTCCTTCAAAGGAAAACAAGGACTGGCATTTATGCTCTTTGGATACCTTGATTGGATAAGGACCGATCGTGTGCACCTGCAACATCGGCATAATCAGCTTCATCGGGGTATCGCAAAGTTCTGTTTTTGTTGACATCTTGGGACATGTCTTGATCAAGATTTCCAAGGGATCAACCCATTCGGAAAATGCCATGGCGTGATTGGAGGACTTGCAAGTGGCGAAGGCAGGGTCTTGGATACGATGAAGATTTTGCTTCATAGACAGTTGTTCTGACTTGGCTTGCGGGAGTTGTTCCCATCCAGACCGAGAACGGGTTCCTGTGAGCCTGGTGGTACATGAAATGTATTAGTAGCCTTCGCAAGTGGGGGCGGCAGCATTGGAGGACTTCTTAGTTAGTGGTGTTCCTTTGAGTACCGAGTCGTAATTTTTAGGGTGAAAATCCGAGGTCTGGCCCTTATTGGTTGTGCCTGATAATGACCTTGCTGAAGGCATTGTTTTTGAGGAAACACAGTCTTTCTCCAAGGTGAAAACCTACGATCTTTGATCGGGCAATGACAACTCTTGTGCATTGTTTCTTTCCTAAGACGTTGCTTTTGGAGAACCTTCTTTATAGTCcgggtgatgtctttgatggtggtTAGAGTGCTACTATCGTGGGTGATTGATCACCGTGACAGGgtctttcttttccttcttttttactccttttattttcttttttggctgTGTGCATTCTAGATATTTTTTGACACcttgttggtgcagaggccggatgtaattggtatcttcgatattaatatattttctttttcaaaaaaaacacaAACACAAGTGAATGGTGACAGGGTAGTCTCTCCATCGGGTGTTTGTTTCCAAGGACTTTTTGATgcagggactagaaaaagttcctcttagagactttttaaccaaacaggagggactactagggactaaaagttgctttttgggactaaatgaagaagactctcaagaggAGTCTTTTtgtggacttttccaacaatgcccctccctgcacccattgcaCCGCCACCCCATGGTgctgtttgattgttatttttctgtatactaggggtaacatggtcatctaataacctctaggaagggactaggAACTTTTTAGTCCCTAGAAACAAAcatggagggactttttagggactaggaaCTTTTTATTTGGAACTAGAAATGGTCttaagacttatgaaccaaacagggcataAGCCGTTCGGAGgcatcaggagcgtgatttttcttTTTCATATCTTCACAAAGCTTTAACTTTTACtcctagaagaagaagaaaagacttTTCTTGTATAGAAAAAGCGTATCCAAGGACATCCTGAGCATTAAAATGCACAGATAAAAATAGGAAACCAAACCATTTGGAGAGTTTCATGGTACGAACAACGGTTCCATTCGTCAGAACTTtctcctcaaaacacaagcacgtaCGATTGCACGGTAGCCAAAACATAATCTCATACGGTCACTTGATTGTGCAAACCCAAACGGGCGTGTAATACTCAGTTTCCATATCCAATCCCAAAGAACAAACCAATAACCAATCTATCAAAGAATGGCGTGAACAGCTCCTACAGCACGCACCGAGTACTAGTAGCTGGGCAACGATCGCTTGCTAGCTCGGTCCGTGTCCCTGCCGCCAGTCGCGCTTGGTTAACAACTAATCCTTCTTCTGGTGGGCGAGGGGCACGGGCGACGACGGCTCCACGGAGACGGCGCGGGGCGAGGGCTCGCCGCCCAGCAGCAGCGGCAGGTCGGAGATCAGCGCGACCATGCGGCGGGCGCTGAGGGAGCGCGCCGGGGGGAGGCCGAGGGTCTTGGTGGTGGAGAAGACTGAGGAGGACTGGGCAAGGATGAGGTACACCAGCGCCTGCACCAACACGAACAGCCCCACTTTGAGCAGCGCCCCTTGTTGGCTCATCATTTCGAACTCCATGTCAACTGATTAACGCCCGAGCTCTTGATCACACGAAACCAGTGAGTTCACGAGGCAGTCTCTACCTTCCCTGAGAGTCCGAGACTGGTCAGAATCTCTCAAGAATGTGCTGCTTGCTTGATTGATGTGTTTGTGAAGTCTGGAGGTGCGGGCCGCGCGCTTATATAACGGCGAGACGCCGGTTTGACCGCTGCCGGGGTCAGGGCAGGGTGCAACGCAAAGATGCTTCGCCGGCCAGTCGTTTGGGGTGGTTCGGCGAAAGGCGGACGCCAGTCCCACGGGGTTGGAATTGGATGGACGCTGGCTGCTCGACCTGCTCCGTGCTCCGCTCACCGCTCACGTGTGCAAGGATTATAATATTGCTCGGGTTGCTCTCACGGATGGCTGCTGGGAGCCTATGTTAAAGTCGTAAACTACTACTACTGGGTATCGCCGCCGGTCAAACCCAACAGTTGGAACCGGTCCTGCCTCTCGAATTTCAAGTGATAGAGTAGCGCATGTTTATATGATTGCAGCTTAAAAATAGAACTTCTGCCGATGGGCTCGAGGATACCTCGCACGTGCATAAGAAAGTACTCTCTTCGTATCATAAGATAAAAGCGTTTTGTACACTACATTAATGTaaaaaaaacgtttttatattatgaaACGGAGGGTGTATTTCGCAGCTCCTAGGGTGCAAGATTACGGGGTCCAGGAAGGCTGATGAACCCAGCTGCCCTTTTACCCACGGTTTTCGAACTGCAGCACGTAGCTAATCACCTAAGCGGAAGAGCTTTCCGACTCGCCGTCGAGTCAACTCGATCTTATCCAACAGCTGACAAAGCAGTGACAAAGCTATTCAGTGCTCCTTTGGCTTGcaaaattctactccctccgttcgaaattactcgtctaaaaaataaatgtatctagatgtattttagttgttgtAGATATATTCATTTTTGTAACAAATAATTTCGAACGGAGGAAGTAAGAACGTGGCAACAGAGAAACACATGGGTAGAACAGGAACGCATGTGCAAAATCGAGAATTTGTGGACATGGGAGTTACGTGGACTCGGTGTTTGGTTCATGGGAATTACGAAAACATAGAAATGCTAATAACCACGATCAAATCaaagtcaaaccacatgaaaatgtaTAGCTAGATaggttgatattatgtttctttaaGGAGGGTTACCTCCGGTCTTTACATCAAaatgatgcatgcaaccatttttaTTAATTTATTCAACAAAGACTGACAAAATAAATACAAAGATCAACGCAAAGTCACCTTCAAGGCGAACAAAGTTGCTACACCTACAAGCATAAAGATGTGCCCTGACCGCATCAACAAACACCGTCTAATCCAGTGGTCTCAAAAGCCGCCCGTCTGGCAGGTTTAGAGTACCAACTGGTCTAGGCGTCCCTCAACGCGCACCGCATGTGCACGCTCTAGGGTCCgttgccgccatcttccacagtcaCATCTTCAGGAGGATCGTTGCATAGATCTTTCCAGGCTTGCCCGTCGTCGACGTTACCATGGCGCCAGACAACGCCATCACCCTGCCCGCGTCCATCAACACATGTCCATCACCAGGACTCCGCTGCTCCACGCTGCCGAGACCCGCCGCCGTCGACACGGTAGATGCCACACCGCACCACCTGCCGCACCACGAACCATCCGTGCTCACGCGAGCACACCCTCTGTCTCAATGCCCAAGACAGCGCCTCCAAGGAGGTAACGATGTCATGATGCCGCCGCCCATTCATGTAGAActagggttttcacccgggcaCATACAGAGGAGGGAGTAGGGGGGAGTTGACCTCGCCATTGCCACCAAGGAGGGAAATGACGCCCAGAGCGTCATCGACGAcgtggccgccgccgccggccagagGTTTCCCCTGGATAAGCTCCCACCCCGGCACCCACCGGGCCAGCCAAGAACATCTCCGCCGGAGATCAGGACTAGCCGATGGGAAGAGCCACGTGCAAAGATGATCCGCAACGGATCTGGCGAGAGGGGCATGGGAAACCACCTCACTCCATGACCGCTAGCGTATGACGTCTCTAGAGCCGTCGGGATCCGGCCGCCCGACCAGTGAGCCGCCATGTGACCATCAGATCAACAAAGTCCGCAAGGCCTCCGCCCGGCAGATCCGCGATGATGGCGCCTACCGCTGGACTCCCGCACCACATGCCCTGCAGATCCATGCTGCAAGGCCGACGCCCAAGCACCATGCTGGAGCACGGCCACGATCTGCCGGCCACAGCAGTGCGACAGACAACTCTAGCAAAGCCTGAGCCCACATACCATGCGCCTCCGCGCGCGAGCCGCGTGCTCACCGCATCCACCAGCGTCGTCTCGCCGCAGCGACTACCACCTCCTCGACCGAGCGCCCCGCGGCAGCCATGACGTCGCGAGATGGAATGAACGGGGCCCTGCCGCCGCCGACGCCACtcaggctttgcccggcggcggcgagggagagaaGGCTGGATAGGTAGGTtctggcggcggcggctcggtTACGTCCGGGTCGCCCGCGGGGGAGACGACACGGACGTCAGAGGTGATCAATTGGTCGTCAAAGGTTGTTATTATGTGACTACAAATTTTCTCTCGTTCTTGGTGTATAGAAATTTGGAAAACAAAGGTTCAGTTGGATATTAGAATTCAAATGTGTCTGCGTTGAATCATTCTTCTTTGTCACATTCCTTTAAACCAAAGAAATGAATAGTAGCATCGCATGAAAAATTCATACTCCTACATTTTAATCCCTGGCACCTACAGAGCAGCATGACAAATCTTAGCACTGCCCCACGTCACCTCTCTGGGGTGACTCGGGACGAACCCGAGTCAACACCGTTAGACCATGCCATACCGCCCCCTTCCTCCCCTTGCTGTCACCGGAGGAGGCCGCCGAGCTAATCCATGGTGGACTTTGGTGGTGTAGCGGCGGTGGGATGACAGATTCAGCCGGATTTGGCTCGTCGGCATTTTTGGCCGGCAGCGGGGATTGTGGTGGCTCCTACATGGTCATGGTGTGGTGGCTACGTGGGATGTGCGCCAGCTAGCGGAGGTGTGGTGCGTGGGTGTGTGGTGTTGGGCGGTGCAACGGGCGAAAGCTTGCTGGCTCGGCGTCCATGGACATCATTTCACCTCCTTGGAGGTGCCATTGTGGAGTGCACCCCCGGCATATACCCTCGGATCCAGTTCTTTGAGTGAAAACCTAAGGCCCGGCCAGGTCCGGCAATGGTGTTGGCATTGTCGCTTCACTCTTTGGGGCTTCGTCTTGAAGACCTTTGGATCCCGTTTGTGCTCTCTATGTGCTAAGATGCTCACGGTGTTACAGTCGGCGGGTGCCCAACCGGCAATGTGGTCGTGCAGCATATAGTTTAGCAACAATGATGATGGCCTGCGGTGTAGGGTAGCGGCAGGGCTTCGATTGTCGGTTGTTTCTCGACGTGCTCAACATGTCTCTTCTATGTCTGTGATATCGTCGCGCAGTGAGAGCTGCCTTAGACACACCTAGGCGATGACGATGAGATGTGGCTGGTGGTCTTCGAGGAGGTGTTGGTTGGAGCTAGCGCTATCCATTTTTCCTGGGTTTTTATGGTCTTCTTAATCGGAGCTGTCTGGACACCTACACCTATGACCGGTTGTTTAGCATGGGTCGACATGGGTTCCAACGTTTCGGGGACAATGGCTCCATTGCTGGAAGTCGATGCTAGAGGCAGAGGCTCTTGGAGGAGTGATGACGACTGCACTTGGCGACGACCTCAACTTTGTGTTTCTTCTCTGCGACGTTTTCGTATCTTCATGTGAGTGGCCAGGTCAGTCAATGTTGCCTTGTGTGGGCTGTTGTGGTGGTTTTAGCCTAGTTTTCTGTTAATTAATAGGGCAACCTCTTTTTAATGAATCGAGATCCCTAGTGACCGACTTAAAAAATAAATCCTATGTTTTCCTTCACTATTCCTTTGAACTAAAGGAGCCCTGACACTCCAATCAGGTAAAGATTAGATGATCATTCAGTGGTCACGAGCGGCAATGTCCATTTATAAGGGGTCCTTAACAAAGAAAAAATACACAGAAAAGTTCAATTCTACCGTCTTCACTCATGTGCATGGTTGAGCAGTAGTACATGTGATACGTGAGGCGTGAAGTGAAACATGATTGGCATGGCTTTGCGACGGTACTGGCAGCCGAGAAGACGTCAAGGGCGACAAAGGACATGTTATAGAAGATATTGAGGGTGGGGTGGAGGAAATAGCCAAATGGGGTTCCTCGGCGCCAGCAAGAAGGAGGCTAACGGATTCCCTTAGAGCAATGCAATGTTGTGTGATTCATTCATTCGTTTGATCCCTCCTTATTCCACTTGAATCGGATCTATAAACCCTAGTTTTTTTCTTCTTCAGTAGAACATGATCCAGGCATAATTTCATGCCCTGAGTTTGGCTTATTTAATTTAGTATGATGCAATATTTGCTGCTAATAATGTTATAAGTTCAAATTTGTAAAGGCAATATTATCTTCCATGTATATGGATTGAACAAAATATAAACTCAAGTGGAATTTCAAGCTTTAATTTGTACTGATATATAATATAGGTTTGTTATATGCGCAGAATAGGATTTTTCTCCTTAGAGAATCTCGTAGATGGAGTTGTTCATATACTTGTGAAAGTTGGTATGATCTTACCATGAACCAACTCACAATATTATCTCCATCAGTGCTTTATTCACTTAACTAGCTTTTTTTATCAAAAATAGTATGTTAAAAGCATACTGGGCAAAATATTTACAAGAATTACATGTATGCAATTTACATGGGGCTACCTAATGTTAGAGATCCAGAAAGGTCGAAAAGTTGTGCGCAATGGTCGTTGGAGTGGTTACCATGCTAAGAGAAAAATCTATTGTTAAACTATATCATGTTATTCATTATTGTTGAATTTATATTATTACATTCAATGAGATTGCCTAATACTTGATTGTTGTGTTTCTAGTTAAAGCACACTTTGTGATTATCTTCTAGTAGGATGTTGTTTGATCAAGCTATTGTAGTTGCACCCGAGATGAAGGAATGGTAAATGAGAGATGTTGATTATAAATACTTTACATGTTGTTCATGAAAACATCCAGTAATTATAGGTATCATTTTTTTCATAAAAAATTATCATTACAATCGCTAATAATcatatctttttttttttgcgaagaaCCAGCAATCATATCGAATGACTGTCTCGATTCTTTTGAGCAAAGAAAAGTAGGTGAGGTTTGTCCAAAATCTCGCGAGCTATAAATCGTAGATGCGGGATGATTAAAAAAGGCAAAGGTTCACGGAAGGTAAATGCCTAAATGATTCGGTTTTTCATTCATGTTCGATTCAGCTAACGCTGCATGTCAAATTAAAAAAAAGTTACAGATTTTTTTTTCTCATTTGACTCGTGGGGAATTACTTCGATAATCAATACAGTACGTTGACCCTCATCGAGAAAAATGACCTACGTATTGCCAATTTAAATTTCCTTCTGCTCTGCTTTCAGGAGCGAGGCTCCGTcagggataagtatatttttcgtcccttaACTTTATCGATAGTTTAGAAATGGCCCCTCAACTACAAAACCAGAAAAACCTAGTCCCTTAATTATTGAAACCGGATATTTTTCGTCCCTCAAACGACTTCAGGTGGTTTTGTGCTGACGTGGCATGGTTTTGACCGCTGACCTCGCCACATCGTCGTCCAGCTCGCCTTTGtcttcttcccctctctctctATGCACAGGGAAGCACCTCACCGCACGTCTGCTCCGCTGCCTCCGGCAGCCGTGGCCTCACCTTCGTACTCGTCCACCTCTTCCTTCGCTGCTAATGATACATCCATACGCAACTTGATCGATCCTCCTGTGCGAAGCTAGCCAAGCAAATTGATTT
Above is a window of Triticum dicoccoides isolate Atlit2015 ecotype Zavitan chromosome 5B, WEW_v2.0, whole genome shotgun sequence DNA encoding:
- the LOC119305641 gene encoding uncharacterized protein LOC119305641; this translates as MEFEMMSQQGALLKVGLFVLVQALVYLILAQSSSVFSTTKTLGLPPARSLSARRMVALISDLPLLLGGEPSPRAVSVEPSSPVPLAHQKKD